One window from the genome of Paramisgurnus dabryanus chromosome 20, PD_genome_1.1, whole genome shotgun sequence encodes:
- the bcl11aa gene encoding BCL11 transcription factor A a isoform X3 produces the protein MNFPLGDILIFIEHKRKQCNGTLCMDKAVDKPPSPSHSELRRPSNPVEVGVQVTPEDDDCLSTSSRGICPKQENITGKDEPSSYTCTTCKQPFSSAWFLLQHAQNTHGFRIYLESERGSPLTPRVGAPSGMGADCSSQPPLHGIHLPEGSPFNLLRIPNSARDGPPLREGRFPPTPPLFSPPPRHHLDPHRMEHLSPEELALATHHPSAFDRVLRLNPLPLDPPAMDFSRRLRELAGNTSGSSPPLSPNRPSPMQRLLQPFQSGSKPPFLSTPPLPSMQSPSGSQTTPTPLAQQPNTPLKSKSCEFCGKTFKFQSNLIVHRRSHTGEKPYKCHLCDHACTQASKLKRHMKTHINKSSPMTVKSDDGLSTTSSPEPGTSDIVGSASNALKSVVAKFKSENDRHIPENGEEEEEEEEEEEEEEEEEEEEEEEGEEEELERVRERERGRNNYHFSLNLEAARHHENNGGRLSEGDIPRSLPEVMQGMGLAASMQHYSEAFHQHKRGALNSDNDAHRGMCDEDSALESDRVDEGCVSAINGRGSSPSESASVGLSKKLLLGSPSSLSPFSKRIKLEKDFDLSTPTIPNTENVYSQWLAGYAASRQLKDPFLNFGDSRQSPFASSSEHSSENGSLRFSTPPGDMDGGVSGRSGTGSGGSTPHLGGHGRPSSKDGRRSDTCEFCGKIFKNCSNLTVHRRSHTGERPYKCELCNYACAQSSKLTRHMKTHGQIGKDVYKCEICQMPFSVYSTLEKHMKKWHSDRALNNEIKTE, from the coding sequence GTAAAGATGAGCCCAGCAGCTACACTTGCACAACCTGTAAGCAACCGTTCAGCAGTGCCTGGTTCCTGCTGCAACATGCCCAGAACACTCATGGCTTCCGCATCTACCTTGAGAGCGAGCGTGGAAGCCCGCTCACACCCCGCGTCGGAGCCCCTTCAGGAATGGGTGCAGACTGCTCATCTCAGCCCCCCCTGCATGGCATCCATCTCCCAGAGGGAAGCCCCTTTAACTTGCTGCGGATACCCAACTCGGCACGTGATGGACCCCCTCTCCGAGAGGGGCGATTTCCCCCAACCCCACCTCTCTTTAGCCCTCCACCTCGCCATCACTTAGACCCCCATCGCATGGAGCACCTGAGCCCGGAGGAGCTGGCCTTGGCCACCCACCACCCGAGTGCCTTCGACAGGGTTCTGCGCCTCAACCCCTTACCCCTGGATCCCCCAGCTATGGACTTCTCTCGTAGGCTAAGGGAGCTGGCTGGGAACACCTCAGGGTCTAGTCCTCCCCTCTCACCCAACCGACCCAGCCCTATGCAACGGCTACTACAACCATTCCAGTCGGGAAGCAAGCCACCATTTCTATCCACACCTCCCCTACCTTCCATGCAGTCCCCTTCTGGCTCTCAGACCACTCCGACCCCACTTGCACAACAGCCCAACACACCCTTGAAATCCAAGTCTTGTGAATTCTGTGGGAAGACTTTTAAATTCCAGAGTAATTTGATTGTGCATCGACGCAGTCACACGGGGGAGAAACCTTACAAGTGCCACCTGTGCGACCACGCCTGTACACAGGCCAGCAAGTTAAAACGCCACATGAAGACACACATCAATAAATCATCCCCCATGACAGTCAAATCTGACGATGGCTTGTCCACAACTAGCTCCCCTGAGCCAGGAACCAGTGACATTGTGGGTAGTGCCAGTAATGCCCTCAAGTCAGTGGTTGCGAAATTCAAGAGTGAAAATGACCGTCATATTCCAGAGAATggggaggaggaagaggaagaagaggaggaggaagaggaggaagaagaagaggaggaagaggaagaagaagaaggagagGAGGAGGAGTTGGAGAGggtgagagagagggagagaggtcGAAATAACTACCATTTCAGCCTCAATTTAGAGGCTGCCCGGCACCACGAGAACAATGGCGGACGTCTTAGTGAAGGCGATATACCGCGCTCGCTGCCTGAAGTTATGCAAGGCATGGGCCTGGCTGCCAGCATGCAGCACTACAGCGAGGCTTTCCATCAACACAAGCGAGGAGCTCTTAACTCTGACAATGATGCACATAGGGGCATGTGTGATGAGGACTCAGCCCTGGAATCAGACAGAGTGGACGAGGGTTGTGTCTCTGCCATCAACGGTCGGGGCTCATCTCCCAGCGAGTCCGCCTCCGTGGGATTGTCCAAGAAGCTACTGCTGGGCAGCCCCAGCTCACTTAGTCCTTTCTCCAAACGAATCAAGCTGGAAAAGGACTTTGACCTCTCCACCCCTACAATCCCCAACACTGAGAACGTCTATTCCCAGTGGTTGGCCGGCTACGCTGCTTCTCGGCAGCTAAAAGACCCCTTTCTGAATTTCGGGGATTCCAGACAATCGCCTTTCGCCTCGTCTTCAGAGCACTCCTCAGAGAACGGAAGCTTGCGCTTCTCAACGCCACCAGGTGATATGGATGGCGGCGTCTCGGGCCGCAGCGGGACCGGCAGTGGCGGCAGCACGCCACACCTCGGGGGTCATGGTCGGCCCAGCTCAAAAGATGGTCGACGGAGTGACACCTGCGAGTTCTGTGGGAAAATTTTCAAAAACTGCAGCAATCTGACAGTGCACCGACGTAGCCACACGGGCGAAAGGCCTTATAAGTGTGAGCTCTGCAATTATGCCTGTGCCCAGAGCAGCAAGCTAACACGGCACATGAAAACGCACGGGCAAATCGGCAAGGACGTTTACAAATGTGAAATCTGTCAGATGCCTTTTAGTGTGTACAGCACCCTTGAGAAACATATGAAAAAATGGCACAGTGACCGCGCATTGAACAATGAAATTAAAACTGAGTAG